A region of the Gemmatimonadaceae bacterium genome:
CGAGCTCCACGACCAGCTGACTTCGACGCTCGGGAGCACGAACTCGCTGATGACCCGCCTTCAGAATCCGAGAGGTACAGTCGGCCAGCTGCTCAACGACCCCGCTTTGTACAACAATCTCAACCGTGTTCTCGTTTCGGCGGATACCATCGTGTCGCAGCTTGGCGGCAGCGTCGGTTCAAATACAGGTACCGTCGGCAAGCTCCTGCGGGACGACGCTTTGTACAATCGGCTCGTGTCGGCTGTTTCTGGCGTCGATACCCTCGTCAGCGGCATGGCAAGTGGCAACGGAACCATAAAGAAAATTTTCACCGACGATCAGCTGTACACTCAACTGCTTGGTGCTGTCACGTCGCTCAACGCCGTGCTCGTCGATGTTCGCCGCGATCCAAGACGGTACACAAAGGGATTCATCGAAGTATTTTGATGATGTGATCCATTCCCATGAGCTCGATGTCATAACCACCCGCGGAAACTCCCTGGAATCGTTTCACCGGGTGCACGCAGCGGTCGTGAACGGCAATGACGTACTGCTCGGCGGGGCGGGGGATCCCTCCCTGGTGACTTTCTGGAGATCCTGCGCGAAGCCTTTTCAGGTCATGCCGCTCATAGAGGGGGGCGGATTCGACGCCCGCGGCTGGGGCGACGAGGAGCTTGCGCTGGCTTGCGCCTCGCATGGTGGCGAACCTGAGCATGTGGCCATCGTCGAGTCGATGTTGCAAACACTGGGGCTCGAGGAAGGCGATCTCGCGTGCGGACCCCAGGAGCCGCTGTCGGCGCGCGGCGCCCGCTTTGTTCGTGAGTCCGGTATCCGGGTCAAGCGGACACACAACAACTGCTCCGGCAAACACACGGCTATGCTGGGGCTGGCTCAGCATTCCGGTTGGCCAATCAGGGAATACGAGCGCGCCGATCACGCGGTGCAGGAGGCCATGCTGAACCAGGTTTCGCTTTGGACGGGGGTGCCGAAGTCCCAGGTGGATGTGGCGATAGATGGTTGTGGAGCCGCGGTATTCGGTATTCCCCTCGACCGAATGGCGCGGGCCTATGCGCGGCTCGGCTGCGCCGCCGCGCGGGGGGAGGAGATTCCAGCCCGCATCACGAATGCAATGGCGAAGAATGCGTTTCTCATCGGGGGCACCGATCGATTCGATTCGATTCTGATTGAAGAGTCAGAAGGTCGCATCCTCTCCAAGATAGGAGCCGAAGGCATCCACTCGGCGGTGATCCTCGAGGGCGCTATCGGTATCGCTCTCAAAGTCGAAGACGGCAACCAGCGCGCGCAGTTTCCAGCATTGCTGCAACTGCTGCAGAACCTGGGGGCTCTGCCGGCGGAACTCCCCCCGCGCCTTGCGGAGTTCAAGCTTAAGGCGCTGAAGAATACCAGAAATGAGGTAATCGGCGACGTGATGATGCTGGCCGGTTCGGGTATCGAGGGACGGCGATCTGC
Encoded here:
- a CDS encoding asparaginase, which encodes MIHSHELDVITTRGNSLESFHRVHAAVVNGNDVLLGGAGDPSLVTFWRSCAKPFQVMPLIEGGGFDARGWGDEELALACASHGGEPEHVAIVESMLQTLGLEEGDLACGPQEPLSARGARFVRESGIRVKRTHNNCSGKHTAMLGLAQHSGWPIREYERADHAVQEAMLNQVSLWTGVPKSQVDVAIDGCGAAVFGIPLDRMARAYARLGCAAARGEEIPARITNAMAKNAFLIGGTDRFDSILIEESEGRILSKIGAEGIHSAVILEGAIGIALKVEDGNQRAQFPALLQLLQNLGALPAELPPRLAEFKLKALKNTRNEVIGDVMMLAGSGIEGRRSAEAAAF